In Limibacter armeniacum, a single window of DNA contains:
- a CDS encoding PASTA domain-containing protein codes for MDKVKEIIAGNNSRSLLINIALMVLLGGLLVIGFFVLYLPMATQHGETITVPNVTGMTYQEAGKVLAKKGLRFAVYDSGAVNYRSDLPPNTVLSHTPVADEKVKENRKIYFRINPSRPPAVNMPDIIDSSLKNAYIRLKNIGVKIGEVERVPDPKFSQVVNSVLQVKYNNREVTREMIEQGFKILKGTEVDLVVSDGLGNATTEVPDLVGMPFDEAEFTLVGMGLGVGSIRYVKSDTIPGVVLRQTPDVREEETGRKSIIRLGRVVNLWVSEHSIEN; via the coding sequence ATGGATAAAGTAAAAGAAATAATTGCAGGAAATAACTCCCGCTCATTGCTGATCAACATTGCTTTGATGGTATTGCTGGGAGGACTTTTAGTAATCGGATTTTTTGTACTGTACCTGCCAATGGCTACACAGCATGGAGAAACTATTACAGTGCCTAATGTGACCGGTATGACTTATCAGGAAGCAGGAAAGGTTTTGGCAAAGAAAGGTTTACGCTTTGCTGTATATGATTCAGGTGCAGTAAACTACCGTAGTGATCTGCCTCCGAATACTGTACTTTCGCATACACCAGTTGCTGATGAGAAAGTGAAGGAAAATAGGAAAATCTATTTCCGTATCAACCCTTCAAGACCACCGGCAGTCAATATGCCTGATATTATTGACAGTTCATTGAAGAATGCCTACATCCGCTTGAAGAATATTGGCGTGAAGATAGGAGAGGTTGAGCGAGTACCAGATCCTAAATTCTCACAAGTAGTGAACTCAGTACTTCAAGTGAAGTACAATAACCGTGAAGTAACACGTGAGATGATAGAGCAAGGGTTCAAGATTTTGAAAGGTACAGAGGTGGACCTTGTGGTAAGTGATGGACTGGGTAATGCAACAACAGAAGTTCCTGACCTTGTAGGAATGCCTTTTGATGAGGCTGAATTTACATTGGTTGGTATGGGACTAGGTGTTGGTAGTATTCGTTACGTTAAGTCTGATACGATACCGGGAGTTGTCTTGAGACAGACACCGGATGTTCGTGAAGAAGAAACAGGTAGAAAGTCTATTATTCGTTTGGGTAGAGTCGTTAACCTTTGGGTTTCGGAGCACTCAATTGAAAATTGA
- a CDS encoding pirin family protein, which yields MHKVSQNTGYRIYPSASWCVTQYQNQYKELYMTLPEGTFISAVSYHILKYGYGKRVGADKPVLVMPIVGGLEVKSSAKGTTFITAGNLIYLEDPRHLYNPYEDKWVSFFLLELASPLEMRSGSVVDFDLDRNLNKLITPLEGVSMGLFEGRKHGSFENEKEQSVYVYVIEGVFEVEDRLLETGDGLFVEQADCLTFESLSSNAIILFTRGS from the coding sequence ATGCATAAAGTAAGTCAAAATACAGGCTATAGGATATACCCCTCTGCAAGCTGGTGCGTTACGCAGTATCAGAACCAGTATAAGGAGCTATATATGACCTTGCCCGAAGGCACTTTTATAAGTGCCGTTTCCTATCATATACTAAAGTATGGGTATGGAAAGCGGGTAGGTGCCGATAAGCCGGTATTGGTTATGCCAATAGTAGGGGGGCTAGAAGTGAAATCGAGTGCTAAAGGAACCACATTTATTACGGCAGGTAACCTGATCTATCTGGAAGATCCTAGGCACCTGTATAACCCTTATGAGGACAAGTGGGTGAGCTTTTTTCTGTTGGAGCTAGCGTCTCCACTGGAGATGAGATCGGGAAGTGTCGTCGATTTTGATTTGGATAGAAATCTTAACAAGCTTATTACTCCTTTGGAAGGTGTATCCATGGGGCTATTTGAGGGAAGGAAACATGGAAGCTTTGAGAATGAAAAGGAGCAATCAGTTTATGTTTATGTGATAGAGGGCGTATTTGAAGTAGAAGACAGGCTACTCGAAACAGGAGATGGGTTGTTTGTGGAACAAGCAGATTGTCTCACCTTTGAGTCACTGTCTTCTAATGCCATTATTTTATTTACCAGGGGAAGTTAG
- a CDS encoding DUF1223 domain-containing protein, with product MKTYLVLFLILSTFVMSAFMHQTSTPKKDSNTFVVVELFTSEGCSSCPAADKLLSKLVKQAENSGEQIYPLAFHVDYWNYLGWKDPFSQKEFSVRQRKYAKALQSKVYTPQMVFNGKAETVGSNTSKVKTKMEEAAKRITSYTIEVDPVLDKSESEITVAFKVSGDTEGKVINLALVEKMLKVEVSRGENGGKTLEHDNVVRAFKTLPLSDGDEHKETLALPSGISLENASVVAYIQDMESLEILAAVQEVL from the coding sequence ATGAAAACTTACCTAGTGCTTTTCTTAATACTATCAACTTTTGTAATGAGTGCGTTTATGCACCAAACCTCTACCCCAAAGAAGGACTCCAATACATTTGTTGTGGTAGAGCTATTTACTTCTGAGGGATGTTCAAGTTGCCCTGCAGCTGATAAGCTTTTGTCAAAGCTGGTCAAACAGGCTGAAAATTCAGGTGAGCAGATTTACCCTTTGGCTTTTCATGTAGATTATTGGAATTATTTGGGGTGGAAAGATCCCTTTAGCCAAAAAGAATTTTCAGTTAGGCAGCGAAAGTATGCGAAAGCATTACAATCAAAGGTTTATACACCTCAAATGGTATTCAATGGAAAAGCCGAGACAGTAGGTTCCAATACCTCAAAAGTAAAAACCAAGATGGAAGAGGCCGCAAAACGAATAACAAGCTATACCATTGAGGTGGATCCTGTTCTGGATAAGTCTGAAAGTGAAATAACGGTGGCGTTCAAGGTAAGTGGTGATACTGAAGGGAAAGTAATCAACTTGGCACTTGTAGAAAAAATGCTGAAAGTTGAGGTAAGTAGAGGAGAGAATGGGGGCAAGACATTGGAGCATGATAACGTAGTAAGAGCCTTCAAGACACTGCCACTGTCAGATGGAGATGAGCATAAAGAAACCTTAGCATTGCCCTCAGGTATTAGCCTAGAGAATGCCTCAGTAGTGGCTTATATACAGGATATGGAATCGTTGGAGATCCTTGCAGCCGTTCAGGAAGTATTGTAA
- a CDS encoding c-type cytochrome, giving the protein MRYKAFMNNPKGEIVSRASRFFMGLSLLVVASCTSMPSQNQTQSTEQVANAREIYNTNCRSCHGEEAVRLRSEPLKHGTSLEEIKNSIVNGYPDKGMPSWGNVLENEEVDLLATYLKDLYDKPLEKE; this is encoded by the coding sequence ATGAGATACAAGGCTTTTATGAATAACCCAAAGGGAGAAATAGTTAGTAGAGCAAGTAGGTTTTTTATGGGATTGTCGCTGCTGGTGGTGGCTAGTTGTACTTCTATGCCGTCACAGAATCAGACGCAATCAACAGAGCAAGTGGCCAACGCAAGGGAGATTTATAATACGAATTGTCGTAGTTGTCATGGAGAAGAAGCAGTGCGTTTAAGAAGTGAGCCTTTGAAGCATGGAACCTCTTTGGAAGAAATTAAAAATAGTATTGTCAATGGTTACCCGGATAAAGGAATGCCAAGCTGGGGGAATGTATTGGAGAATGAAGAAGTTGACCTGTTGGCAACTTACTTGAAGGACTTGTATGATAAACCATTGGAAAAAGAGTAA
- a CDS encoding NUDIX hydrolase, whose product MKIPHGLKKTAVLCVLKHQSKFLLLKRLKEPNKDMFTPVGGKLDPFETPLEAAIRETKEETGITVEEMKFCGMLTESAPTGYNWCSYVYLAEIDWLEPPYCNEGSLSWINFESVLDVPTPITDWHIYEYIMEGKVFAFSAKYDEALNLQTMVEEIENKKIH is encoded by the coding sequence ATGAAAATACCACATGGACTAAAGAAAACAGCAGTGCTTTGTGTGCTAAAACACCAATCCAAATTCTTACTTCTTAAAAGGCTTAAAGAACCCAATAAAGATATGTTCACTCCTGTTGGGGGAAAACTCGACCCTTTTGAAACGCCACTTGAAGCAGCCATCCGTGAGACAAAGGAAGAAACAGGTATTACGGTAGAAGAAATGAAGTTTTGTGGTATGTTGACGGAAAGTGCTCCTACAGGCTACAATTGGTGCAGTTATGTTTATTTAGCTGAGATAGACTGGCTAGAACCTCCTTACTGCAATGAAGGCTCCTTGAGTTGGATTAATTTTGAATCAGTCTTGGATGTTCCCACCCCTATTACAGACTGGCATATTTATGAATATATTATGGAGGGGAAGGTATTTGCTTTTAGTGCTAAATATGATGAAGCACTCAACCTGCAGACTATGGTAGAAGAAATTGAAAACAAAAAGATTCACTAA
- a CDS encoding transketolase family protein has translation MSNNAAITKTADNIRVLSAAMVEKAKSGHPGGPMGGADFMALLYTEFLRYDPDNPAWFFRDRFFLDAGHMSAMMYSTLHLVGWYKKDDLKHFRQWGSVTPGHPEVDFNRGIENTSGPLGQGHTNAVGAAIAGKFFANRFGDWCDHIIYAYISDGGVQEEVSQGAGRLAGHLGLDNLVMFYDANDIQLSTETAVVSSEDTAKKYEAWGWKTFTVDGHDIDEIRNALLMAKQEKDKPTLIIGKTVIGKGAIDEDGKPVERTHKVHGQPLSKAGASLEKTITQLGGDPNDPFKIFDEVEAFFKKVKDQKKKEVEQFRTVQENWERANTSGAAKLKMFVSNKLPEIDYEAIAHKVDIATRDASGEVLAYFAGKIENMIVCSADLADSDKTERFLAKTSAFKKGDFSGSFLQVGVAELTMAAVASGMALHGGVIPVCATFFAFSDFMKPAIRLAALMELPVKYIWTHDAFRVGEDGPTHQPIEHEAQIRLLEKLKNHSKKNSMLVLRPADADETTVAWKMALENKNSPTGLILSRQKVKSLPDQKGKSRYKAALGAQHGAYEVIHESKPDVILVGNGSEVSTLYGAAEILMAEYNIKSTLISAISEGLFRSQLSENQHKIIPKGVPVFALTAGLPETMHGFVGPEDMVVGMESFGFSAPAEVLDEQLGFTAEAIAEKILAFLELRGNKF, from the coding sequence ATGAGTAACAATGCTGCTATAACCAAAACGGCTGATAATATTAGGGTCCTTTCTGCTGCTATGGTGGAGAAAGCCAAGTCAGGTCATCCCGGAGGACCAATGGGAGGTGCTGATTTTATGGCTTTGCTTTATACGGAGTTCTTACGTTATGACCCTGATAATCCAGCGTGGTTTTTTAGGGACCGATTCTTTTTGGATGCAGGACATATGTCTGCCATGATGTATTCAACCCTTCACTTGGTTGGTTGGTACAAAAAAGATGACCTAAAGCATTTTAGGCAGTGGGGAAGTGTCACACCAGGACACCCTGAGGTAGATTTCAACAGGGGTATTGAGAATACTTCCGGACCGTTAGGGCAGGGACATACCAATGCCGTGGGAGCTGCCATAGCAGGGAAGTTCTTTGCAAACAGGTTTGGAGATTGGTGTGACCATATCATCTATGCCTATATCTCTGATGGAGGGGTTCAGGAAGAAGTTTCACAGGGAGCAGGTAGGTTGGCAGGACATCTAGGGTTGGATAATCTGGTTATGTTCTATGATGCTAATGACATTCAGCTTTCAACAGAGACAGCTGTTGTATCTTCAGAAGACACGGCCAAAAAGTATGAGGCATGGGGCTGGAAAACCTTTACGGTAGATGGACACGATATAGATGAAATAAGGAATGCTTTGTTGATGGCAAAGCAGGAAAAAGATAAGCCCACACTGATTATTGGCAAGACAGTAATAGGCAAAGGAGCTATAGATGAAGATGGCAAGCCTGTAGAGCGAACACACAAGGTACATGGTCAGCCACTATCAAAGGCTGGTGCTTCTTTGGAAAAAACCATTACCCAGCTAGGTGGTGACCCGAATGACCCTTTTAAGATATTTGATGAAGTGGAGGCATTTTTTAAGAAGGTAAAGGATCAAAAGAAGAAAGAGGTGGAACAGTTCAGAACTGTGCAGGAGAATTGGGAACGAGCCAATACATCTGGAGCAGCGAAACTGAAAATGTTTGTCAGTAACAAGTTGCCGGAAATAGATTACGAAGCCATAGCACATAAAGTAGATATAGCAACGCGGGATGCTTCAGGGGAGGTGTTAGCTTATTTTGCTGGAAAAATCGAAAACATGATTGTCTGTTCGGCAGACTTGGCAGACAGTGATAAGACCGAAAGGTTTTTGGCGAAGACATCAGCCTTTAAGAAAGGAGACTTCAGCGGTTCATTTTTACAAGTGGGGGTAGCTGAGTTAACGATGGCTGCGGTAGCTAGCGGCATGGCTTTACATGGAGGTGTAATCCCTGTTTGTGCAACTTTCTTTGCCTTTTCTGACTTTATGAAACCAGCCATTCGTTTGGCGGCATTGATGGAGTTACCTGTGAAATATATATGGACACACGATGCCTTTAGGGTAGGTGAGGATGGTCCAACACACCAACCTATTGAACATGAAGCTCAGATACGGCTTTTGGAAAAGCTGAAGAACCATAGTAAAAAGAATAGCATGTTGGTTCTTCGACCTGCCGATGCAGATGAAACAACGGTAGCATGGAAGATGGCATTGGAAAACAAGAATTCTCCTACTGGGTTGATCCTATCAAGACAAAAAGTGAAATCATTGCCTGACCAGAAAGGGAAGTCCCGATATAAGGCTGCTTTAGGAGCTCAGCATGGTGCCTATGAAGTAATCCATGAGAGTAAGCCGGATGTTATTCTGGTAGGGAATGGGTCAGAGGTTTCTACCCTTTATGGTGCTGCAGAAATACTGATGGCGGAGTATAATATCAAGAGTACGTTAATATCGGCAATTTCAGAAGGACTTTTTAGGAGTCAGCTATCAGAGAATCAGCATAAGATTATTCCTAAAGGAGTGCCTGTGTTTGCACTGACAGCAGGATTGCCAGAGACCATGCATGGATTTGTCGGTCCTGAAGATATGGTAGTAGGGATGGAAAGCTTTGGCTTTTCAGCTCCAGCAGAAGTATTGGATGAGCAGTTAGGATTTACAGCCGAAGCTATAGCTGAAAAGATATTAGCATTCTTGGAATTAAGAGGTAATAAGTTTTAG
- a CDS encoding dioxygenase family protein → MERKEFIKKGFSALGLAVVSPIFIRCDDSDDDPTQEVVSGGDGSCEVTPSETEGPFPTKNPTSLERVDIRSDREGIEMAINITILNGNNDCAVLKEAYVDIWHCDRDGNYSEYGGTGMQMTDYTSAHFLRGRQQTDVSGLVTFTSIFPGWYASRAPHIHVHIYDASGKSLLVTQIAFPEELCNTVYTTATQYYTKGTQDTSNERDNVFGDGYDLELATVTGNITDGFVLTHSIVVNA, encoded by the coding sequence ATGGAAAGAAAGGAATTTATCAAAAAAGGTTTCTCTGCATTGGGGCTGGCAGTAGTGTCTCCTATCTTTATAAGATGTGATGATAGTGATGATGATCCGACACAAGAAGTTGTAAGCGGTGGGGATGGTAGCTGTGAGGTAACACCAAGTGAGACAGAAGGTCCTTTCCCTACAAAGAATCCAACCTCGTTGGAGCGTGTAGACATCAGGTCTGACAGGGAAGGTATTGAGATGGCTATTAACATCACAATCCTGAATGGTAACAATGATTGTGCTGTCTTGAAGGAAGCTTATGTAGACATCTGGCATTGTGATAGAGATGGAAACTACTCAGAGTACGGTGGTACAGGAATGCAGATGACGGATTATACCAGTGCCCACTTTTTGAGAGGCAGACAACAGACAGATGTAAGCGGTCTGGTTACCTTTACTTCAATCTTTCCGGGGTGGTATGCTTCTCGAGCCCCCCATATTCACGTTCATATATATGACGCTTCTGGAAAGTCGCTATTGGTTACACAGATAGCCTTTCCTGAGGAACTTTGCAATACCGTATATACAACAGCGACACAGTACTATACCAAAGGAACACAGGACACAAGCAACGAGCGTGACAATGTCTTTGGTGATGGATATGATTTGGAGTTGGCAACAGTAACGGGAAATATTACTGATGGCTTTGTATTAACACATTCAATTGTAGTAAATGCATAA
- a CDS encoding choice-of-anchor Q domain-containing protein, giving the protein MTLKTTMMSIVAVLFCLSIAKAQDCNCDHFITSGTLGISGDPNDVRQDEVYINAQPGDVICLEAGDYPEFNIRNIEGSSSNPIRIINCGGIVRIGVDPWFHAFTILDSRYFTLSGSGSSDRFGIVMPLGTYNRPISNAPSGLVISGLSSDYEIERLKIDNSLFAGMLIQSPPQCDYPDEWRRNFNMRNVSIHDCEVTESEGEGLYIGYTGFQINCGEEVAYPHLFENLKVFNNEIRNSGWCGIQINRADQNLDVHHNKVFNAGTANISPQNVGIHIGLETSGNIHHNYINGTSGLGLEIKGIGGLKVFNNIIVNTGSDGIYCNDQNISTDRPPYQFINNTVVNTGRHGIYILRFHSSTNGNDAMINNLVCDTDADPQIRISTNSAVSTPIDNFNNHVGTEIADGGFNAPLSGDYSLLESSPAIDNGFNSSSYGITDDYTGTLRPQGEAYDIGAMEYIASDSPTDPGDEDPPVENPPLSARTQLTEAYCDATDISFTEDIAIEPLEGDVRYLVEVTYRRVRYYHETADPFFKLNEVQGLPLSYRRSYRIRVRLIIADELANRYGTACRIRTASEPMSFLSSESQNIQNAQLSTELTYEEVDMAEMYEIRVSGFRYYGALMKRGTSFGLYELPGRLRPNRTYQVTIRYYVNGFRSPFGPTYSFTTSSTYGQNARIATGEIAESMDASRYELYTNPVNNLLSIKFNAYEMPTQVILYNLAGQKVYEAVGKAVKPALTIPVHNLSKGMLLMKIYYGNEIIYKKVLKE; this is encoded by the coding sequence ATGACACTGAAAACTACTATGATGTCCATAGTTGCAGTGCTGTTTTGCCTATCCATAGCCAAAGCACAAGACTGCAACTGTGATCATTTCATTACTTCTGGAACTCTTGGCATCAGTGGCGACCCCAATGATGTCCGACAAGATGAGGTATACATCAATGCTCAACCAGGTGATGTAATTTGTCTAGAAGCAGGTGACTATCCTGAATTCAATATCCGCAACATTGAAGGCAGCAGCAGCAACCCAATACGTATCATCAATTGTGGTGGTATTGTAAGAATTGGCGTTGATCCTTGGTTCCATGCCTTTACCATTCTGGATAGTCGGTACTTTACGCTCTCAGGCAGTGGTTCATCTGACAGGTTCGGCATTGTCATGCCACTAGGCACTTACAACCGCCCCATCAGCAATGCTCCAAGTGGCTTAGTGATTTCAGGGCTTTCATCTGACTATGAAATTGAAAGACTGAAAATTGACAATTCCTTATTTGCTGGGATGCTGATCCAGTCTCCACCACAGTGCGATTATCCGGATGAGTGGCGGCGCAATTTCAATATGCGTAATGTTTCTATCCATGATTGTGAAGTAACCGAAAGTGAAGGGGAAGGACTGTACATAGGCTATACTGGCTTTCAAATCAACTGCGGAGAAGAGGTTGCTTATCCTCACTTATTTGAAAACTTAAAGGTTTTCAACAATGAAATTCGAAACTCAGGCTGGTGTGGCATTCAAATCAACAGGGCTGATCAAAACTTGGATGTCCATCACAATAAGGTATTCAACGCTGGTACTGCCAATATTTCTCCCCAAAATGTTGGTATCCATATAGGATTGGAAACAAGTGGAAATATTCATCATAACTATATAAATGGAACCTCCGGATTGGGATTGGAAATCAAAGGAATTGGAGGACTCAAAGTATTCAATAATATCATTGTCAATACAGGTAGTGATGGGATTTACTGCAATGACCAGAACATTAGTACAGATCGACCACCTTACCAGTTTATAAACAATACAGTGGTCAACACTGGCAGACACGGTATTTACATCTTGCGGTTCCATAGCTCAACCAACGGCAATGACGCCATGATCAACAACCTTGTCTGCGATACAGATGCTGACCCACAAATCAGAATCAGTACCAACTCTGCTGTATCAACACCAATTGATAATTTCAATAATCATGTTGGTACTGAAATAGCAGATGGTGGATTCAATGCACCTTTATCAGGTGATTACAGCTTATTAGAAAGTTCTCCTGCCATAGACAATGGATTCAACTCCAGCAGCTATGGAATTACTGATGACTATACTGGCACTTTACGTCCACAAGGAGAGGCATATGATATCGGAGCTATGGAGTATATAGCAAGTGACTCCCCTACAGATCCAGGAGATGAAGACCCACCTGTTGAGAATCCACCGCTTTCTGCTCGTACCCAACTCACAGAAGCGTACTGTGACGCCACTGATATTTCATTTACAGAGGACATTGCCATAGAACCACTAGAAGGCGATGTACGCTACTTAGTAGAAGTGACTTACCGTCGAGTAAGGTACTATCATGAAACAGCAGACCCATTCTTCAAGCTTAATGAAGTACAGGGACTTCCTTTATCGTATAGAAGGTCTTACAGGATTAGGGTACGTTTGATAATTGCTGATGAATTGGCCAACAGGTATGGTACGGCATGTCGCATCAGAACTGCTTCTGAACCGATGTCATTTCTGTCATCCGAAAGTCAGAATATCCAAAATGCACAGCTCTCCACTGAGCTGACTTATGAGGAGGTAGACATGGCTGAAATGTATGAAATAAGGGTATCAGGATTCCGTTATTATGGGGCTCTTATGAAAAGGGGAACCTCTTTTGGGCTTTATGAGCTACCAGGCAGACTAAGACCGAACAGAACCTATCAGGTAACAATAAGGTATTACGTCAATGGCTTCAGAAGTCCATTTGGTCCTACTTATTCTTTCACTACGTCCTCTACTTATGGGCAAAATGCACGAATTGCAACAGGGGAAATAGCTGAATCAATGGATGCTTCTAGGTATGAGCTTTATACCAACCCTGTCAACAACCTACTTTCAATCAAGTTCAATGCCTACGAAATGCCCACTCAAGTCATACTCTACAATCTTGCAGGACAAAAAGTATATGAGGCTGTTGGAAAAGCTGTAAAACCAGCACTAACAATCCCTGTTCACAACCTAAGCAAGGGAATGTTACTGATGAAAATCTATTATGGAAATGAGATCATCTACAAAAAGGTGCTCAAAGAATGA
- a CDS encoding PQQ-dependent sugar dehydrogenase, whose translation MTSEIITETVVDGLGIIWGMTFLPNGDMLLTEKTGKLYRLSGDNLQEVKGVPEVYVRGQGGLLDVALHPDYENNGWIYISYAKPALEGEGGNTAIVRAKLQNDELVEQEELFKAMPNSTEGRHFGSRITFDEDGYLYFSVGERGKMENAQNLKNDCGKIHRLHDDGRVPDDNPFTQEDGEKSSIFAYGNRNPQGLIWHPELKEIWAHEHGPKGGDELNVIKAGANYGWPVISYGIDYDGSIITEDTTKVGMEQPLHYWTPSIAPCGMALVTSDIYPGWKNSLLVGSLSFRYLERLQTDGRAVVGQEKLLEGIGRVRNVKQGPDGYIYISVESPGRILKLVPKSEN comes from the coding sequence GTGACTTCTGAAATTATTACAGAAACTGTGGTTGATGGTTTGGGCATTATCTGGGGGATGACATTTCTGCCAAATGGAGATATGCTGCTGACGGAGAAAACAGGTAAACTTTATCGACTTTCAGGGGATAATCTCCAAGAAGTTAAAGGCGTTCCTGAGGTGTATGTGAGAGGTCAAGGAGGGCTGTTGGATGTAGCTCTACATCCTGACTATGAAAATAATGGATGGATCTATATCTCTTATGCAAAACCAGCTCTCGAAGGAGAAGGAGGTAATACTGCGATTGTAAGAGCAAAACTTCAGAATGATGAGCTGGTAGAACAAGAAGAGTTGTTTAAAGCCATGCCTAACAGTACAGAAGGGAGACACTTCGGCTCCCGTATAACCTTTGATGAGGATGGTTACCTATACTTTTCAGTGGGAGAGAGAGGTAAGATGGAAAATGCCCAGAACCTGAAGAATGATTGTGGCAAGATTCACCGTTTGCATGATGATGGACGAGTTCCTGATGATAACCCATTTACGCAAGAAGATGGAGAGAAGTCATCTATTTTTGCGTACGGAAACAGGAATCCACAAGGACTGATTTGGCACCCTGAGTTGAAAGAAATTTGGGCACATGAACATGGACCTAAAGGAGGTGATGAGTTGAATGTAATAAAAGCGGGAGCCAATTATGGCTGGCCTGTCATTTCATATGGTATAGACTATGATGGCAGTATTATTACTGAAGACACAACAAAAGTTGGGATGGAGCAACCATTGCACTATTGGACACCATCCATAGCTCCATGCGGTATGGCACTTGTAACATCCGATATCTACCCGGGATGGAAGAATTCACTTTTGGTAGGATCACTGAGCTTTAGATATCTGGAAAGGTTACAGACTGATGGAAGGGCAGTGGTAGGACAAGAAAAATTGCTGGAAGGTATTGGCAGGGTCAGAAATGTGAAACAGGGACCTGACGGATATATTTATATTTCAGTTGAGAGTCCGGGAAGAATTTTAAAGTTGGTTCCAAAAAGCGAAAACTGA
- a CDS encoding LytR/AlgR family response regulator transcription factor codes for MIKAIALDDESLALQVIENFCSRVEDIELVKTFTQSSEAKKFLMKYPVDLIFLDINMPAISGVDFYKAVNEYTAVIFTTAYSEYAVEGFDLNAIDYLLKPIKFDRFEKAIARAKERLQQPATNNTRNKLIIRADYSLHQIEYQDICYIEAMSDYLRIHLTDAKPVVTRMTMKNMEEKLPSDTFVRVHRSYFVSIDKIESVKKSSLQISGTEIPVSKGYKSRLDELWEL; via the coding sequence ATGATTAAAGCAATTGCACTTGACGATGAGTCATTGGCTTTACAGGTAATTGAAAACTTCTGTTCAAGAGTAGAAGATATAGAATTGGTAAAAACCTTCACCCAATCAAGTGAAGCCAAAAAGTTCCTGATGAAATACCCTGTTGACCTGATATTTCTGGACATCAACATGCCTGCCATTTCAGGAGTTGATTTCTATAAAGCAGTCAACGAATATACAGCAGTTATTTTCACCACCGCTTACAGCGAATATGCAGTGGAGGGCTTTGACCTCAACGCCATTGACTACCTGCTCAAACCCATCAAGTTTGACAGGTTTGAAAAAGCCATTGCTAGAGCCAAAGAGCGTCTTCAGCAACCTGCTACCAACAATACCCGGAACAAGCTAATCATCAGAGCGGATTACAGCCTGCACCAGATAGAGTATCAGGATATCTGCTACATTGAAGCCATGAGTGACTACCTGCGGATACACCTAACCGATGCCAAGCCTGTCGTTACCCGTATGACCATGAAGAATATGGAAGAGAAGCTGCCTTCTGATACTTTTGTGCGTGTTCACCGCAGTTACTTTGTCTCTATTGACAAGATAGAATCAGTCAAAAAAAGTAGCCTTCAAATCTCAGGAACTGAAATCCCGGTCAGTAAAGGCTACAAGAGCAGGTTGGATGAATTGTGGGAATTATAA